One Fontisphaera persica DNA window includes the following coding sequences:
- a CDS encoding prolyl oligopeptidase family serine peptidase, with the protein MKQLWLCAAVWAGVCLTAEAVNLPATPQKPVVDHYHGQAISDPYQWLEDGQNPEVRQWTEAQNAAARAYLDALPERPWIERRLRQLLQVEKPSYYGLQWAGGRLFALRFQPPRQQPELVFMAGPDDTNGIRVILDLNRFDARGRTSMDFYAPSPDGKIVAVCLSENGSEVGTLHFFTVDNGRKMSDVLPRVQYPTGGGSVAWDNASQGVFYTRYPAPGERPESDLAFYQQVYYHRLGEPLDKDRYEIGRDFPRIAEIDLSSGPGGWILATVANGDGGEYAHYLRNPAGPWLQVTRFEDKIKQAQFGRDPLYVEWPRDDGLYLLSFEGAPRGKILRVSLRNPTLAQAQTVVEEHERYVIQGFAPSASGLYVHYLVGGPSRLVWWDAFTGNRLNVPLRAADLGGVPAAVQQMLVARGDELLYRSASYIHPPAWQVYNPALSRTTARMTALQEETPEDYDDTQVSRVEVTSKDGTKIPLNILHLKGLRLNGELPALLTGYGGYGISLQPSFDPARRLWLEQGGVWAVANLRGGGEFGEPWHQSGQLTNKQNVFDDFIACAEWLIRSNYTRADRLVIRGGSNGGLLMGAALTQRPDLFAGVIAQVGIFDMLRVERDPNGVFNTTEFGTVQNRLHFEALYAYSPYHRVRDGVQYPAVLLTTGWHDGRVNPAHSRKMAARLQATGSQAPVLLRTSFTTGHGLGSAFNDRVAELADVYAFAVRHSGMKYSAILRGPWSGAVTTTSVWVKARLLDEGLNARLVVSRHPDFSEPVYSAPDRSRSANHNLVGFRLGNLSPNTRYYYALEIDGRLDTVRTGQFRTFPAGPSSFTIAWGTCARTGSTSDVFDRIREHQPLIFINAGDFHYLDISVNSVRRFRAAYDRVLASPQQAELYRAIPFAYVWDDHDFGGNNCNKNTPSRPAARQVYQEYVPHYPLMAGRGDVPIYQSFDIGRVKFLLTDCRSERDPVNLPDNEKKSMLGLRQKTWLKQQLLQAKDKYPLIVWVGSVGWLGERGTNYYPLLSTNQYGLFKHEELLEAARAAIARGRRLPPPSDQEHWCAYTTERREIANFIKDNQIRGVIYLHGDAHSLSADDGRNGDYATGGGAPIPSMGAAPLDKEPSIKGGPFSHHVYRPRPPEGCFGLLHVEDLGEQIRVTFSGRNNKDEEKIRLSFAVPAQPAPAVP; encoded by the coding sequence ATGAAGCAACTCTGGCTATGCGCTGCAGTTTGGGCTGGTGTCTGCCTGACTGCCGAAGCTGTTAATTTACCAGCCACACCGCAAAAACCGGTGGTGGACCATTACCACGGGCAGGCCATTTCCGACCCTTATCAATGGTTGGAGGATGGCCAAAATCCCGAAGTCCGGCAATGGACAGAAGCCCAAAACGCCGCCGCGCGCGCCTACCTCGATGCCCTGCCGGAAAGACCTTGGATTGAACGCCGCCTGCGTCAACTGCTCCAGGTGGAAAAGCCCTCCTACTATGGCCTGCAATGGGCCGGTGGCAGACTCTTTGCCCTGCGCTTTCAACCGCCCCGGCAACAACCGGAACTCGTCTTTATGGCCGGGCCGGATGATACCAACGGCATTCGTGTCATTTTGGACCTCAATCGCTTCGATGCCCGCGGTCGCACAAGCATGGATTTTTACGCGCCCTCACCCGATGGCAAAATTGTTGCCGTTTGTCTCTCAGAAAATGGCAGTGAAGTGGGAACCCTTCATTTTTTTACGGTGGATAATGGGCGCAAAATGTCTGATGTCCTTCCACGTGTCCAGTACCCCACCGGTGGCGGCAGTGTGGCGTGGGATAACGCCAGCCAGGGGGTGTTTTACACGCGCTATCCAGCCCCCGGCGAACGGCCTGAGTCTGACCTCGCTTTTTACCAACAAGTCTATTATCACCGCCTGGGCGAGCCACTGGACAAGGACCGTTATGAAATCGGCCGCGATTTCCCACGCATTGCGGAAATTGATTTGAGCAGTGGTCCTGGTGGCTGGATTCTGGCCACCGTGGCCAACGGGGATGGAGGAGAATATGCGCATTATCTGCGCAACCCTGCCGGCCCATGGCTGCAAGTCACCCGTTTTGAAGACAAAATCAAGCAAGCCCAATTTGGCCGTGACCCCCTCTACGTGGAATGGCCGCGGGACGATGGCCTTTATCTACTGTCTTTTGAAGGCGCCCCACGCGGCAAAATACTCCGGGTATCCCTTCGCAACCCCACGCTGGCGCAGGCCCAAACAGTCGTAGAGGAACATGAACGTTACGTCATCCAAGGCTTCGCCCCATCGGCCAGCGGGTTATATGTGCATTACCTGGTGGGGGGCCCTTCGCGACTGGTTTGGTGGGATGCCTTCACCGGCAACCGCCTGAATGTTCCACTCCGGGCGGCGGACTTGGGTGGTGTCCCTGCTGCTGTGCAACAAATGTTGGTGGCCCGTGGTGACGAGCTTCTTTACCGCTCCGCCTCTTATATCCATCCACCGGCCTGGCAGGTGTATAACCCTGCGCTTTCGCGCACAACCGCGCGCATGACTGCCCTGCAGGAGGAAACTCCTGAGGACTACGACGACACCCAGGTCAGCCGGGTGGAAGTCACCTCCAAGGACGGCACCAAAATTCCCTTGAACATTTTGCATCTTAAAGGCCTCCGGCTGAATGGCGAGCTGCCCGCACTGCTGACCGGTTACGGCGGTTATGGCATCAGTCTGCAACCCTCCTTTGACCCGGCCCGTCGGCTCTGGCTGGAACAGGGTGGTGTATGGGCGGTGGCCAATCTGCGGGGCGGCGGTGAGTTTGGCGAGCCGTGGCATCAATCCGGCCAGCTTACGAACAAACAAAATGTGTTTGATGATTTTATCGCCTGCGCCGAATGGCTTATCCGCAGTAATTACACGCGGGCGGACCGCCTGGTCATTCGTGGGGGCAGCAACGGTGGTTTGCTCATGGGCGCAGCACTCACCCAGCGGCCAGATTTATTCGCGGGGGTCATTGCCCAGGTGGGCATCTTCGACATGCTGCGTGTGGAACGCGATCCCAACGGCGTATTTAACACCACCGAGTTTGGCACGGTGCAAAACCGCCTGCACTTCGAGGCCTTGTATGCCTACAGCCCTTATCATCGGGTGCGTGACGGCGTGCAATACCCCGCCGTTTTGTTGACCACCGGCTGGCATGATGGCCGCGTAAATCCGGCCCATTCGCGTAAAATGGCCGCCCGCCTGCAAGCCACGGGCAGCCAGGCGCCGGTCCTTTTGCGCACCAGTTTCACCACCGGCCACGGCTTGGGCTCTGCGTTTAATGACCGGGTGGCAGAGCTGGCGGATGTCTATGCCTTTGCCGTGCGCCACAGCGGCATGAAATACTCAGCCATCTTGCGCGGCCCCTGGTCAGGCGCAGTCACGACCACCAGCGTTTGGGTCAAAGCGCGGCTTCTGGATGAAGGCCTGAATGCGCGCCTGGTGGTCAGCCGCCACCCTGATTTTTCCGAACCGGTCTATTCCGCCCCTGACCGCTCTCGCAGCGCAAACCACAACCTGGTGGGTTTCCGGTTGGGCAACCTCTCGCCCAACACACGGTATTACTACGCTTTGGAAATTGACGGGCGTCTCGACACGGTACGCACAGGTCAATTCCGCACCTTCCCCGCCGGCCCATCCTCCTTCACCATCGCCTGGGGCACCTGTGCGCGCACGGGTAGCACCAGCGACGTCTTTGATCGCATTCGAGAGCATCAGCCGTTGATCTTCATCAATGCTGGCGATTTCCATTACCTTGACATTAGTGTCAACAGTGTCCGGCGTTTTCGCGCGGCATATGATCGGGTGCTGGCCTCACCCCAACAGGCCGAGTTGTATCGGGCCATTCCTTTCGCCTATGTATGGGATGACCACGACTTCGGCGGCAACAATTGCAACAAAAACACGCCCTCCCGGCCCGCCGCCCGCCAGGTGTACCAGGAATATGTGCCCCACTATCCCCTGATGGCAGGACGGGGTGATGTTCCGATTTATCAATCATTCGACATCGGCCGGGTCAAGTTCCTGCTCACCGATTGCCGCTCCGAGCGGGACCCGGTTAACTTGCCGGACAATGAAAAGAAATCCATGCTCGGCCTCCGCCAAAAAACCTGGCTCAAGCAACAACTGCTGCAGGCCAAGGACAAATACCCGCTCATCGTTTGGGTGGGCAGCGTAGGCTGGCTGGGTGAACGAGGAACCAACTATTATCCCCTGCTGAGCACCAATCAATATGGTCTGTTCAAACATGAGGAACTGCTGGAAGCCGCCCGCGCCGCCATCGCGCGAGGGCGCCGCCTGCCCCCGCCATCTGACCAGGAACACTGGTGTGCTTATACCACGGAGCGCAGAGAAATAGCCAATTTCATCAAGGACAACCAAATTCGTGGCGTGATTTACCTGCACGGGGATGCGCACAGTCTGTCGGCCGATGACGGGCGGAACGGTGATTACGCCACCGGCGGCGGCGCCCCCATTCCCAGCATGGGTGCTGCCCCGCTGGACAAGGAACCCTCCATTAAAGGCGGCCCCTTCAGTCATCATGTCTATCGGCCGCGGCCGCCGGAAGGTTGTTTTGGGCTTCTACACGTGGAAGACCTCGGCGAACAAATCCGGGTGACCTTCAGTGGCCGCAACAACAAAGACGAGGAAAAAATCCGCCTGTCTTTTGCTGTGCCCGCCCAACCTGCTCCTGCCGTCCCATGA
- a CDS encoding arylsulfatase — translation MIADDLGYGELGCYGQKKIPTPHLDRLASQGMRFTQHYSGAPVCAPARCVLMTGLHLGHAEIRGNQQAKVRFPEFEEGQHPLSAEAVTFVQLFQKAGYATGAMGKWGLGPVGSTGDPNRKGFDLFFGYNCQSIAHSYYPAYLWRNTEKVPLNQPPIPGHAKQPEGQVKMEDWLGQHYAPDVMLKEALKFVEANARRPFFLFLPFIEPHLAMHPPKAWVEKFPQEWDSEAYRGENNYLPHPRPRAAYAAMIAHLDDQVGQVLAALERAGIAEHTLVIFTSDNGPTMPARNPSKFHIGGADISFFNSAGGLRGYKGTVYEGGLRVPLIARLPGRIPAGAVNDTPSYFADWFPTLCDAAGLPIPAGLDGVSLWPVLTGQAKTLPRRPPMVWVFPETGGQVAVRLGQFKVVRQNLRTPNPGPWEVYNLAEDPGETRNLAEQHPDILKQAQDILRRETKPNPVFPVPIPGVISTNAAAVP, via the coding sequence ATGATTGCCGATGATTTGGGCTATGGCGAATTGGGCTGTTATGGCCAGAAAAAGATACCCACCCCGCATTTGGACCGCCTCGCCTCCCAAGGCATGCGCTTCACCCAGCACTACAGTGGCGCACCCGTTTGCGCACCGGCGCGCTGCGTGCTCATGACCGGCCTGCACCTGGGCCATGCCGAGATACGTGGCAACCAGCAAGCTAAAGTGCGATTCCCCGAATTTGAGGAGGGCCAACATCCCCTTTCTGCCGAAGCGGTCACGTTTGTCCAATTGTTCCAGAAAGCGGGTTACGCCACCGGCGCGATGGGCAAATGGGGGCTTGGCCCGGTGGGAAGCACGGGTGACCCCAACCGCAAAGGATTCGACCTTTTTTTTGGCTATAACTGCCAGTCCATCGCTCACAGTTATTATCCAGCCTATCTCTGGCGCAACACCGAGAAAGTCCCCTTGAACCAGCCCCCCATTCCCGGCCATGCCAAACAACCTGAAGGCCAGGTTAAAATGGAAGATTGGCTGGGCCAGCACTATGCGCCGGATGTTATGTTGAAAGAGGCACTGAAATTTGTGGAGGCCAACGCCCGGCGTCCTTTCTTTTTATTTTTGCCGTTCATCGAGCCCCATCTGGCCATGCACCCGCCAAAGGCCTGGGTGGAAAAATTCCCGCAGGAATGGGACAGCGAGGCCTATCGCGGAGAAAACAATTATCTTCCGCATCCTCGCCCCCGGGCCGCTTACGCCGCCATGATTGCCCATCTCGATGACCAGGTGGGCCAGGTGCTTGCGGCCTTGGAACGGGCAGGAATTGCGGAACACACCTTGGTCATCTTTACCAGTGATAACGGGCCAACCATGCCAGCCCGTAATCCCTCCAAGTTTCATATCGGCGGCGCAGACATATCCTTCTTCAACAGCGCGGGCGGCTTGCGCGGCTACAAAGGCACCGTCTATGAAGGCGGCCTGCGGGTGCCCTTGATTGCGCGCCTGCCCGGACGCATTCCCGCAGGCGCCGTCAACGATACCCCCTCCTATTTCGCTGATTGGTTCCCCACTCTCTGCGATGCCGCCGGCCTTCCCATTCCGGCTGGTCTGGATGGCGTGAGCCTCTGGCCGGTGCTCACGGGTCAGGCCAAAACCTTGCCCCGGCGACCGCCCATGGTTTGGGTGTTTCCTGAGACCGGTGGCCAGGTGGCAGTGCGGCTGGGACAATTCAAGGTGGTGCGGCAAAACCTTCGTACCCCCAATCCCGGACCGTGGGAGGTTTACAACCTTGCCGAGGACCCCGGCGAAACTCGCAACCTGGCTGAACAACACCCGGACATTCTCAAGCAAGCTCAGGATATTTTGCGCAGAGAGACCAAACCCAATCCGGTATTTCCCGTGCCCATACCCGGCGTCATTTCCACCAATGCCGCCGCAGTCCCCTAA
- the kdsB gene encoding 3-deoxy-manno-octulosonate cytidylyltransferase yields MKIIGVIPARYGAKRFPGKPLAFIAGKFLIQRVIEQCQQARSLAEVIVATDDRRIAEVAGRFASVEMTSPHHPSGTDRVAEVVRRRECDAVVNLQGDEPLMPPAAVDAVAQALSHSEMTTAATPLRELADYDNPNAVKVVVNGRGRALYFSRRTIPYLRADAHRPAAEQMSAFPFLKHLGIYGYRRDTLLRLVDSPVSPLEAAEQLEQLRALELEIPIHVSVVDYQGASVDVPEDIAVVESRLKQMAG; encoded by the coding sequence ATGAAAATTATTGGCGTGATTCCGGCGCGGTATGGAGCCAAGCGATTTCCCGGCAAACCGCTGGCCTTCATTGCTGGAAAATTTTTAATTCAGCGGGTCATCGAGCAATGCCAACAGGCGCGGTCCCTGGCAGAAGTTATCGTTGCCACCGATGACCGGCGTATCGCGGAAGTGGCCGGGCGCTTTGCCAGCGTTGAGATGACCTCGCCCCATCATCCCAGCGGTACAGACCGTGTCGCCGAAGTGGTCCGTCGGCGGGAATGTGACGCCGTGGTCAATTTACAGGGAGATGAACCCTTGATGCCCCCGGCGGCCGTTGATGCTGTGGCTCAGGCGTTGAGCCACTCGGAAATGACCACCGCCGCCACCCCGCTGCGCGAACTGGCCGACTATGACAACCCCAATGCTGTCAAAGTGGTGGTCAATGGGCGCGGTCGGGCCTTGTATTTTTCCCGGCGCACCATACCCTATCTGCGGGCCGACGCTCACCGCCCGGCGGCCGAGCAGATGTCGGCGTTTCCTTTTTTGAAACATTTGGGCATTTACGGCTATCGGCGGGATACCCTTTTGCGGCTGGTGGATAGCCCGGTAAGCCCGCTGGAAGCTGCAGAACAATTGGAACAATTGCGCGCGCTGGAGCTGGAAATTCCCATTCATGTGTCGGTGGTGGATTACCAGGGGGCCAGCGTGGATGTGCCCGAGGATATTGCGGTGGTGGAGTCACGCCTGAAACAGATGGCCGGCTGA
- a CDS encoding CTP synthase produces the protein MADTKYIFVTGGVISSLGKGLTAAALGTLLEHRGLKVVLQKFDPYLNVDPGTMNPFQHGEVYVLDDGAETDLDLGHYERFTNVQLTRLNNLTSGQVYQTVLENERKGVYLGKTVQVIPHVTEEIQKRIYLMAEQSKADVVITEIGGTTGDIEGLPFLEAIREFALDVGTNNAMFIHVTYVPFIKAAGELKTKPTQQSVAKLREIGITPHVLVCRCEKPLDKELRAKISMFCNVPLEAVIEEKDVDHSIYEVPLMLQRERMDEIVCRHLGLNTPQADMSQWREIIRTLIAPSHRVRIGVVGKYIGLQDAYKSVYEALIHGGIANDCGVEIVRIEAQEIERHGAEKMLSGLGGILVPGGFGERGIEGKIRAAQFAREKRIPYLGLCLGMQIAVIEFARNVLKLERAHSTEFEPRSPHPVICLQEEQKLVTKKGGTMRLGRQPAQLLMGTLAAKLYGAFVIQERHRHRYEFNNKYRKSFEEAGMVFSGTTPDGKLIELIEIPDHPFFIASQFHPEFQSKPHRPHPLFRGFIAAAHLAMHQKPL, from the coding sequence ATGGCGGATACCAAATACATTTTTGTAACCGGCGGCGTCATCAGCTCGCTGGGAAAAGGATTAACCGCAGCCGCCCTGGGGACGTTGTTGGAACACCGCGGGCTGAAAGTGGTCCTGCAAAAATTCGACCCCTATCTTAACGTGGACCCCGGCACCATGAATCCGTTTCAACATGGCGAGGTCTATGTGCTGGATGATGGGGCGGAGACCGACCTGGATTTGGGGCACTACGAGCGATTCACCAACGTGCAATTGACGCGGTTGAACAATCTCACCAGCGGGCAGGTCTATCAAACCGTTTTGGAAAACGAGCGCAAAGGCGTGTACCTCGGCAAAACCGTTCAGGTCATTCCGCACGTCACGGAGGAAATCCAGAAGCGCATTTACCTCATGGCCGAGCAATCCAAGGCCGATGTGGTCATTACCGAAATTGGCGGCACCACGGGAGACATTGAGGGGCTGCCCTTCCTGGAGGCCATTCGGGAATTCGCCCTGGATGTGGGCACCAACAATGCCATGTTCATTCATGTCACCTACGTGCCGTTCATCAAGGCAGCAGGTGAACTCAAGACCAAGCCCACCCAGCAATCGGTGGCCAAATTGCGGGAAATCGGCATCACGCCGCATGTCCTGGTCTGCCGTTGCGAAAAACCGCTCGACAAGGAACTGCGAGCCAAAATCTCCATGTTCTGTAATGTGCCCCTCGAGGCGGTGATTGAGGAAAAGGACGTGGACCATTCCATTTACGAAGTGCCCTTGATGCTGCAGCGGGAGCGGATGGATGAAATTGTGTGCCGCCATCTGGGCTTGAACACACCGCAGGCCGACATGAGCCAGTGGCGCGAGATCATCCGCACTTTGATCGCTCCCTCCCACCGCGTACGCATTGGGGTGGTGGGCAAATACATCGGCCTCCAGGACGCCTACAAATCCGTTTATGAGGCGTTGATTCATGGCGGCATTGCCAATGACTGCGGCGTGGAAATCGTGCGCATCGAAGCCCAGGAAATCGAACGGCACGGAGCGGAAAAGATGCTCAGCGGCCTTGGCGGCATCCTGGTGCCCGGCGGATTTGGGGAACGCGGCATCGAAGGCAAAATCCGCGCCGCCCAATTCGCCCGTGAAAAACGCATCCCCTACCTCGGGCTGTGTCTGGGCATGCAGATAGCCGTGATTGAATTTGCTCGCAACGTGCTCAAGCTGGAACGCGCGCATTCCACCGAGTTTGAGCCGCGCTCGCCGCACCCCGTCATCTGCCTGCAGGAGGAACAAAAACTGGTCACCAAGAAAGGGGGCACCATGCGCCTGGGGCGGCAGCCCGCCCAATTGTTGATGGGCACGCTGGCCGCCAAGTTATACGGGGCGTTTGTGATTCAGGAGCGCCATCGCCACCGCTACGAATTCAATAACAAATACCGCAAGTCCTTTGAGGAGGCCGGCATGGTTTTCAGCGGCACCACGCCCGACGGCAAACTCATCGAGTTGATTGAAATTCCCGATCATCCCTTCTTCATCGCCAGCCAGTTCCATCCAGAATTCCAAAGCAAACCGCACCGCCCACACCCGCTCTTTCGCGGATTCATCGCCGCGGCCCACCTGGCGATGCACCAAAAACCTTTATAA
- a CDS encoding bifunctional folylpolyglutamate synthase/dihydrofolate synthase yields the protein MTYLQAIAWLESLQMFGAKPGLERMQRLVDAAGHPERHLRFIHVAGTNGKGSTCAMLESIYRRTGLKVGLFTSPHLVAFAERIQINRQLIAADDVARLTAQLRPLVADLSATDPPTFFEVVTLMALVYFAERRCDLVIWETGLGGRLDATNIVTPLASVITNIHYDHEKWLGHTLPQIAAEKAGIIKPGIPVIVAPNPPEVLDVFRQRAAALKAPLMVVSPGDPHDVLAHQIQLPLLGEHQRANAATAIATVHTLMPVLPVYRQHLVTGLETVHWPGRMQRVRQGPQEFILDGAHNPGGVEALCATLQRLYPSLKPAFIVGVLRDKNWQQMLATLRQHACRMLLVTVGSERAATAEELRAGCGPDDPACPVSCHPSLALALQAARGEPQVVICGSLYLVGEAMELLHLESTPKNGQERSLNEWGGNPPPPAFPTPT from the coding sequence TTGACCTATTTGCAAGCCATCGCCTGGCTGGAAAGTCTCCAGATGTTTGGCGCCAAACCGGGCCTGGAGCGCATGCAAAGGCTGGTGGACGCCGCCGGACATCCGGAGCGCCATCTGCGTTTCATCCATGTCGCAGGGACCAATGGCAAAGGCTCCACCTGCGCCATGCTGGAAAGCATTTACCGGCGCACGGGCTTGAAAGTTGGGCTGTTTACCTCCCCGCACCTGGTGGCTTTCGCCGAGCGCATCCAAATCAACCGCCAGTTGATTGCCGCCGATGACGTGGCGCGCTTGACCGCCCAGTTGCGCCCGCTGGTGGCAGACCTTAGCGCCACGGACCCCCCTACTTTTTTCGAGGTCGTTACCCTCATGGCCCTCGTGTACTTCGCCGAGCGCCGATGCGATTTGGTTATTTGGGAAACCGGCCTGGGCGGACGACTGGACGCCACCAATATCGTCACCCCACTGGCCAGCGTCATTACCAACATCCACTACGACCATGAAAAATGGCTGGGCCATACCCTGCCGCAAATTGCCGCCGAGAAGGCGGGCATCATCAAACCCGGCATTCCGGTGATTGTGGCTCCCAATCCCCCGGAAGTGCTGGATGTCTTCCGACAGCGTGCGGCTGCATTAAAAGCGCCGCTAATGGTGGTGTCCCCCGGAGACCCGCATGACGTGCTGGCCCATCAAATCCAGCTCCCGCTGTTAGGCGAGCATCAGCGAGCCAACGCAGCCACCGCCATTGCCACCGTCCACACCTTGATGCCCGTCCTGCCCGTTTACCGGCAGCATCTCGTTACGGGACTTGAAACCGTACACTGGCCGGGACGCATGCAGCGGGTGCGTCAAGGCCCCCAGGAATTCATTCTGGATGGCGCTCACAATCCCGGAGGCGTGGAGGCCCTTTGCGCCACCCTGCAGAGGCTTTATCCCAGTTTGAAACCGGCCTTTATCGTGGGTGTTTTGCGGGATAAAAACTGGCAGCAAATGCTGGCCACCCTGCGCCAGCACGCCTGCCGGATGCTGCTGGTCACTGTGGGCAGCGAGCGCGCAGCCACCGCTGAAGAATTACGCGCCGGTTGTGGGCCGGATGACCCCGCCTGCCCTGTTTCCTGCCATCCCAGTCTTGCCTTGGCCTTGCAAGCAGCCCGCGGTGAACCACAGGTGGTGATTTGCGGCTCACTGTATTTGGTGGGGGAAGCCATGGAATTGCTGCATCTGGAATCCACCCCTAAAAACGGCCAGGAGCGGTCACTCAACGAATGGGGAGGAAACCCACCGCCGCCTGCCTTTCCCACCCCAACATAA
- a CDS encoding NAD-dependent epimerase/dehydratase family protein, producing the protein MEQLQGRLRAEPRRWLVTGAAGFIGSHLVETLLRWDQPVRGLDNFATGKRANLNQVQQAVASDQWARFEFIEGDIRDPQVCQRACHDVEIVLHQAALGSVPRSLADPLLSHEVNVNGTLNIFHAARIARVARVIYASSSAVYGDHPELPKVEGNIGQPLSPYAATKRINEIYAGIMQRCYGLQTIGLRYFNVFGPRQDPEGPYAAVIPRWIARLARGQSVEIYGDGLTSRDFSPVVNVVWANLLAATAATVAAAPAVYNIAVGQRTTLNELHDLLIACLRRSRPGLTLPPPIYKDFREGDIRHSLADISAARRDLGYEPLETVAEGLSRSMAWYLSHLDLPAEI; encoded by the coding sequence ATGGAACAACTGCAAGGCCGCCTGCGCGCGGAACCCCGCCGCTGGCTGGTCACGGGGGCAGCCGGTTTTATCGGCTCGCATTTGGTCGAAACCCTTTTGAGATGGGACCAACCGGTCCGCGGGCTGGATAATTTTGCCACCGGCAAACGCGCCAACCTTAACCAGGTGCAACAGGCGGTGGCTTCAGATCAATGGGCGCGATTCGAGTTCATCGAAGGGGATATACGTGACCCACAGGTTTGCCAGCGCGCCTGTCACGACGTGGAAATCGTGCTGCATCAGGCCGCCCTGGGTTCCGTGCCCCGCTCCCTCGCCGACCCTCTGCTGAGCCACGAGGTCAACGTCAATGGCACCCTCAATATCTTCCACGCCGCCCGTATCGCCAGGGTAGCCCGGGTCATTTATGCCAGCAGCAGCGCTGTCTATGGCGATCACCCTGAACTCCCCAAAGTGGAAGGCAATATCGGCCAGCCACTGAGTCCCTACGCCGCCACCAAACGCATCAATGAAATATACGCAGGCATCATGCAACGCTGCTACGGACTGCAAACCATCGGTTTGCGTTATTTTAACGTCTTTGGCCCGCGCCAGGACCCCGAAGGCCCCTATGCAGCCGTCATTCCGCGTTGGATTGCACGATTGGCCCGCGGGCAGTCCGTGGAAATCTACGGCGATGGCCTCACCAGCCGCGATTTCAGCCCGGTTGTTAACGTCGTCTGGGCCAACCTGCTGGCCGCCACGGCGGCAACAGTCGCCGCCGCCCCTGCGGTTTACAACATCGCCGTCGGCCAGCGGACCACCTTGAATGAATTACATGACTTGCTGATTGCCTGCCTGCGCCGCTCCCGGCCTGGCTTAACCCTGCCGCCGCCAATCTATAAGGATTTTCGCGAAGGTGATATTCGCCATTCCCTGGCTGACATTTCGGCGGCCCGCCGCGACTTGGGCTATGAACCCCTGGAAACCGTGGCCGAGGGACTGTCGCGCTCCATGGCATGGTATCTAAGTCATCTGGATTTGCCTGCTGAAATTTGA